A region of the Lycium barbarum isolate Lr01 chromosome 1, ASM1917538v2, whole genome shotgun sequence genome:
cattagggtaggTTGTATACATCACACCCGTTGGGGTGCGGCTCTTCTCCTGACTCTGCTAATGTGGGATTCTTCGTGCACTGGActgtcctttttttttccttcatattTTAATCTCTTAATAAAGGCTtggtttttttctctctctctctgtttTGGGGTTTACAGGACAGTTGAAGAGTATAACAGAGGACATATAGATAAAGCTATTAATATTCCATACATGTTCCTCACTGATGAAGGTTTATTTCTTGACTTTCATCTTTTTTGTGTATTTCTCTTATAAATAAAATGTTTTCTGGCGTGAGTCAGTCTTTTAGATGGCATATTTTAAATATCATTCAATCCCCATTTATATAAGAATATTTACCTTTTCTTCTGGTGAGTGCCAGGAAGGGTAAAAAACCCAGATTTTCTTGACCAGGTCTCTTCAGTGTGCCAAAAGGAGGATCATCTTATTGTGGTAAATAAACTCATAACCTTTTAACATTCTTTTTAAGGATTTCACTTATGTACAttattgtgatttttttttttttacaccatCACTATAATTAGTAAGTTACTTATCATTAATTTATTCTTAGCTATCAATTTCTTATTAAATAGAGTTATCTATACATAATCACCTTTTAAGTAACTTAATTTGCGTAATAATTTTTTCACGATCAAGCGGTCAGCACATGAAACTTCTTCTGAAAACCCTCGTAGCTGAGGCTGAATCCATGTTTCATGTTTGAACACCCTTGTAACGGATATTGAACCCAATATTTTCGACACAGAGCGTAAATATAGATGGTAAAAATTACTAAAAATTTGACAAACTTTAAATTAAATCTATAATTTTAATAGTGTAATGAGTTTGATGGTAAGAACGTAATGATTGAATCTATCAAATTTAAATGTTGGATCCGTCTGTTCCTCACAAATCACATTAAAAAGACATTTGTGATCTGTTTTGAAGGGGTGCAACAGTGGAGGAAGAGGACTTCGAGCATGTGTCGATCTTCTTAATGCGGTCAGTGACCCTTTTAATTCCCCTTTTATGACAGAAAGTTAAAAAATTTCAATCTGAATTTTGTCTACATAAGTAAAagttaatttttcttaaaatagtTTCGTCGTAAGTAATATATAGTATGTTTGTGTAGGGATACAAGGATGTAAGGAACTTGGAAGGAGGGTACTCAGCGTGGGTGGATAATGAGTTTAAAGGAGATAAATCTGCTGAACAATTCAAAACTGCCTGCAAATTTCGTCCATGAGCCAACAATTGGATTGCTTGAATCTTCACAAGAATTATTTTCTATGCTTTAAGTCATTTCATGGGATGTAATGAAAAACAATGGCATTTCAAATAAG
Encoded here:
- the LOC132626088 gene encoding protein HIGH ARSENIC CONTENT 1, mitochondrial-like isoform X3 yields the protein MDSTKRTVEEYNRGHIDKAINIPYMFLTDEGRVKNPDFLDQVSSVCQKEDHLIVGCNSGGRGLRACVDLLNAGYKDVRNLEGGYSAWVDNEFKGDKSAEQFKTACKFRP
- the LOC132626088 gene encoding protein HIGH ARSENIC CONTENT 1, mitochondrial-like isoform X1; this encodes MDSTKSSEDVSHVDVISAKDLLSSGHSYLDVRTVEEYNRGHIDKAINIPYMFLTDEGRVKNPDFLDQVSSVCQKEDHLIVGCNSGGRGLRACVDLLNAGYKDVRNLEGGYSAWVDNEFKGDKSAEQFKTACKFRP
- the LOC132626088 gene encoding protein HIGH ARSENIC CONTENT 1, mitochondrial-like isoform X2 yields the protein MDSTKSEDVSHVDVISAKDLLSSGHSYLDVRTVEEYNRGHIDKAINIPYMFLTDEGRVKNPDFLDQVSSVCQKEDHLIVGCNSGGRGLRACVDLLNAGYKDVRNLEGGYSAWVDNEFKGDKSAEQFKTACKFRP